In Deltaproteobacteria bacterium HGW-Deltaproteobacteria-18, a single genomic region encodes these proteins:
- a CDS encoding alcohol dehydrogenase: protein MDFTFFNPTKIIFGAGSLEKLGATVSSLGKHALLVTGGGSVKRSGIFDRAVASLNAAGVAVTECAGIEPNPRITSVMRGAQIARREGCDVVVALGGGSTMDASKVIAAAVLYEGDPWNLIAHGQKDWHIPTEALPVVTVPTLAATGSEMNSGAVISNDDTKVKSFVQTDCLFPKVAVVDPELTLTVPKDQTAYGVCDIITHVMEGYFNGVDGTPIQDRFAEGVIINAVEWGRKAVADGSNLEAREQVQWASIVALNGWIQAGVDMVPPMHMIEHALSAHHNITHGAGLAIVGPAWMRFAAKARPARFAQFAERVFGISPEGKGVQIVSREGIDAYVAFLREIGCPTRLSDVGIGDELVEQYATDAALVVHDEQGRLLGRPPMTKADIVAVLRDAL, encoded by the coding sequence ATGGATTTTACATTTTTCAATCCCACGAAAATCATTTTCGGCGCCGGCTCTCTCGAAAAACTCGGCGCAACCGTAAGCAGCCTGGGTAAACACGCCCTGCTCGTGACCGGCGGCGGCAGCGTGAAGAGGAGCGGGATATTTGACCGCGCCGTGGCCAGCTTGAATGCCGCCGGCGTTGCCGTGACAGAGTGCGCGGGCATCGAGCCCAACCCACGCATCACCTCCGTCATGCGCGGCGCCCAGATTGCGAGGCGGGAGGGTTGCGATGTGGTCGTAGCCCTGGGCGGCGGCAGCACCATGGATGCCTCCAAGGTCATCGCCGCAGCGGTTCTGTATGAAGGAGATCCCTGGAACCTGATCGCGCATGGTCAGAAGGACTGGCATATCCCGACCGAGGCGCTGCCGGTCGTCACCGTCCCCACGCTGGCCGCCACGGGTTCGGAAATGAACAGCGGGGCCGTCATCAGCAATGACGACACCAAAGTGAAATCCTTTGTGCAGACGGATTGCCTCTTTCCGAAGGTGGCAGTGGTCGATCCCGAATTGACCCTGACCGTGCCCAAGGATCAAACCGCGTACGGCGTGTGCGACATCATCACCCATGTCATGGAGGGCTATTTCAACGGCGTGGACGGCACGCCCATTCAGGATCGCTTCGCCGAAGGCGTTATCATCAATGCGGTGGAATGGGGCCGTAAGGCTGTGGCCGATGGTTCGAACCTCGAAGCACGCGAGCAGGTGCAGTGGGCTTCCATAGTGGCGCTCAACGGCTGGATTCAGGCCGGGGTGGATATGGTGCCGCCCATGCACATGATCGAGCACGCTCTGTCCGCTCACCACAACATCACCCATGGCGCCGGCCTGGCCATTGTCGGCCCGGCCTGGATGCGGTTCGCCGCCAAAGCCCGGCCCGCGCGTTTTGCCCAGTTTGCCGAGCGTGTTTTCGGCATCTCGCCTGAAGGAAAGGGCGTTCAGATTGTGTCAAGGGAAGGTATCGACGCCTACGTGGCCTTCCTGCGGGAAATCGGTTGTCCCACGCGCTTGTCGGATGTCGGCATCGGCGATGAACTGGTCGAGCAGTATGCGACGGACGCCGCGCTCGTGGTGCATGATGAGCAAGGCAGACTGCTCGGTCGTCCGCCCATGACCAAGGCAGATATTGTGGCGGTGCTGCGAGACGCGCTGTAA
- a CDS encoding cupin domain-containing protein, with protein sequence MEIKRNGSQASITGPADWFAGRVRIAPLLFEAQAPARVTSGAVTFEPGARTAWHTHPLGQMLIVTAGCGRVQLDGAPVQEIRPGDTVWIAPDERHWHGAAPRTAMTHIAIQEMLDGSSVTWSDHVTDEEYGATPCG encoded by the coding sequence ATGGAAATCAAACGGAATGGATCCCAAGCTTCCATCACCGGCCCGGCGGACTGGTTTGCGGGCAGGGTGCGCATTGCCCCCCTGCTGTTCGAAGCCCAGGCTCCGGCCCGTGTGACCAGCGGGGCCGTGACCTTCGAGCCGGGCGCGCGAACGGCGTGGCACACGCATCCCCTGGGACAGATGCTCATCGTCACGGCCGGATGCGGCCGCGTGCAACTGGACGGTGCCCCGGTGCAGGAAATTCGCCCCGGCGACACGGTCTGGATCGCGCCGGACGAGCGCCACTGGCATGGCGCGGCTCCCCGCACTGCCATGACGCACATTGCCATTCAGGAGATGCTGGATGGATCAAGCGTGACATGGTCCGATCATGTCACGGACGAGGAGTACGGCGCGACCCCCTGCGGGTAG
- a CDS encoding aldo/keto reductase — protein sequence MALAAASVFPLAVAQANTDKALVGSNAYTLEDRRRLGSLEVSSIGLGVQNMSRTYQTTIPTRSEMHNIIRTAYDRGVTFFDAAEAYGPHEVERILGEGVQPFRDQVVIASKFGWNIDLETGERLPGLNSRPEHIKLAVEGMLKRLRTDRIDLLYQHRVDPQVPIEDVAGAVRELIAQGKVLHWGLSEMGTNTLRRAHAELPVTAVQNEYSMLWRGPEEKVIPLCQELGIGFVPWSPLGVGFLTGAIDARTRFADGDFRKTESRFAPENLPHNLALVDLLKSWAKRKETSPGQISLAWLLAQKPWIVPIPGTTQMVHMLENIGAAAVRFTSAELDELNKAVAATEIQGARLPDFVQVFSDVEAPFKK from the coding sequence ATGGCGCTGGCCGCGGCGTCCGTGTTTCCCCTCGCGGTCGCTCAGGCCAATACCGACAAAGCTCTGGTCGGCAGCAACGCATACACGCTTGAAGATCGCCGCAGGCTGGGCTCCCTTGAAGTCTCCAGCATCGGCCTCGGCGTGCAGAACATGAGTCGCACCTACCAGACGACCATCCCTACCCGATCCGAAATGCACAACATCATCCGCACAGCTTATGACCGAGGCGTCACCTTTTTCGATGCGGCAGAGGCCTATGGGCCGCATGAGGTGGAGCGGATTCTCGGCGAAGGGGTCCAGCCGTTTCGGGATCAGGTCGTGATCGCATCCAAATTCGGCTGGAACATAGACCTTGAAACGGGCGAACGGCTGCCCGGCCTGAACAGCCGCCCCGAGCATATCAAACTGGCGGTGGAGGGCATGCTCAAGCGTCTGCGCACCGATCGCATTGATCTTTTGTACCAGCACCGCGTTGACCCGCAGGTACCCATCGAAGATGTCGCCGGCGCGGTCAGGGAACTGATCGCGCAGGGCAAGGTGCTGCACTGGGGTCTGTCCGAAATGGGCACGAACACTTTGCGCCGCGCCCATGCCGAACTTCCCGTGACAGCGGTCCAGAACGAATATTCCATGCTGTGGCGCGGCCCGGAAGAAAAAGTCATCCCACTCTGTCAGGAGCTCGGGATAGGCTTTGTGCCGTGGAGCCCCCTTGGCGTGGGTTTCCTGACCGGGGCCATCGACGCCAGGACGCGCTTTGCCGACGGTGATTTCCGTAAGACCGAATCCCGTTTCGCACCCGAGAATCTGCCTCACAATCTGGCTCTCGTGGACCTGCTCAAAAGCTGGGCCAAGCGCAAAGAGACCTCGCCCGGCCAGATCTCGCTGGCCTGGCTGCTGGCGCAGAAGCCGTGGATCGTCCCCATTCCCGGCACGACGCAGATGGTGCATATGCTCGAAAACATCGGCGCTGCCGCTGTCCGCTTCACTTCAGCCGAATTGGACGAGCTGAACAAGGCTGTCGCGGCCACTGAGATTCAGGGTGCGCGCCTGCCGGATTTTGTCCAGGTGTTCTCGGATGTGGAAGCGCCATTTAAAAAATAA